CACGGCATGACAGGGCAAGATGCGCCCATGGGAGCAGGAGAGGGTCGGGCCTACCGCGGCGTGAGCGCGGGGGACCGCACCGCCGCGCGGCGGGCCGCGCTGCTCGAGGCCGCCCTCGACCTCCTCGGGGGCGACCCGCCGGCCGCGGCCACGATGACTGCCGTGTGCGAGCGGGCCGGGCTCACCGAGCGCTACTTCTACGAGAGCTTCCGCAGCCGCGACGAGCTGCTCGTGGCCCTGCTCGACCAGGTCGCCGGCGAGGTGCTCTCGGCCACCGTCGCCGTGCTCGACGAGGAGGGCGGCGCCGACGTGCTGGTCCGCCGCGGCCTCGAGGCGCTGGTCGCCGTGCTCGGCGGCGACCCGCGCAAGGGCCGCTTCGCGCTGGTCACCTCGCTCGAGGTGCCGGTCCTGCGCGAGCGCCGGGCGGTGCTGCTGACCGACTTCGAGCACCTGCTCGCCGAGCGCACGCGCCGGCTGTACGGCGACCGCGCCTGGGTCGCGCCCGACGACCGGATCGAGGCGCTGCTGTTCGTCGGCGGGCTGGCCGAGCTGCTCGCGGCGTGGCTGGCCGGCACCGTGCCGGCGACGAGGGAGCAGGTGGTCGCCGCGGCCGCCCGCCACTACGAGGCGACCGCGCACCGCTGATTCACCGGCCCGGAACTCCTTCCGTGGCTACGATCCCGCCATGGCCCGACCCGTCCGACCCACCGCGCTGGTCCGGCTCCCCGCCACCGCCCTGCGCACCGGCGCCCGCGTGGGGCTCGGGGTCGCCGGGTGGTGGGAGCGGCAGACCATGTCGCTGCTGGGCTCGCGCATCGACCACGCCCGCGAGCGACGCGAGCTCGCCGCCGGGCCGAGCGGGCCGTCGTACCCCCCGACGCGGAAGGACGCCGACGAGCTCGGGCCGCGCATGCGCGCCCTGCTCGACCGGGCGCTGGCCAACACCCCGGCCGACAGCAGCCTCGACCTCTACCACCGCATCCTCGACCAGATCGGCCCCGACGAGGCGCGCATCATCGGGGCCCTGTCCGACGGGCACGCCTCGGCGCTGCTGCACGTGCGCCCGCTGTCACCGGCCGGGATCCTCGGCGACCCCACGCTGGAGAACGCCTCGCTGATCGGCAAGCTGGCCAACGTCTCGCTGCCGCAGCTCACCCCGCAGTACGTCACGCACCTGCTCGCCCTCGGCCTGGTGCAGATCGGGCCGGAGCGGTCCTCGCTCAAGGACGACTACCAGATCCTGATGGCCGACCCGGGCGTGCTGAAGGCCTCCAAGCGGGCCAGCCGCGGGCCGATCGCCCCGCGCTACGAGAAGCACACCCTGCGGCTCTCGCCGCTGGGCCGGTCGCTGTGGGAGGCCTGCTTCCCCGACCCCGGCTCCGGTACGGCGGACGCGTGAGCGCCGACGTCGTCCTGCCCTACCTGCAGTCGTGGTCGCAGATCACCCACGACGTGGGGCGCTACTGGTACGTCTACGCCTCCATGCCGCTCATCGCGGCCCTCATCGGCTACGTCACCAAGCTCGTTGCGCTGGAGATGCTCTACCGCCCGCTGGAGTTCGTCGGCGTCGGGCCGTTCGGCTGGCAGGGCGTCGTCCCGCGACGGGCCGGCAAGGTCGCGGCGATCACGATCGAGCTGCTCACCGAGAACCTCCTCAAGCCCGAGGAGCTGCTCGACCGCTTCGACCCGCACGAGGTCGCGGAGGAGCTGCGCGGCCCGCTCAACGAGGCGGTCGAGGAGATCGCGCGGGAGGTGATGGAGGACTACCGGCCCGGCCTGTGGGACAGCCTGCCCGCCGCCGCCCGCAACGCCCTGGTCAACCGTGTGCACGCCCAGGCCCCGCAGATCATCGACAACCTGATGACCCAGATGCGGGCCCAGCTCGACTCCGTGGTCGACCTGCAGTTCCTCACCGTCACCACCCTGGTGCGCAACAAGGCCCAGCTCAACGAGCTGATGCGGCGTACGGGCGGGTCGGCGATGGCGTTCGTACGCCGCAGCGGCGTCTACTTCGGCTTCCTCATCGGCCTGGTGCAGATGATCGCGTGGGCCACGATCCACAACATCTGGATCATGCCGGTCTTCGGCTTCATCACCGGCTTCGTCAGCGACTGGCTGGCGCTCAACATGCTGTTCCGGCCCAAGCAGCGACGCTCGTTCCTCGGGATCTCGTTCCAGGGCGTGCTGCAGGTCAAGCGCGAGGAGATCACCCGCGACTACGCCGAGATCATGGCGACCGACCTCTTCGCGCCGTCCGTGCTGTTCGAGGCCGTGCTCAACGGCCCGGGCGCCGACCGCCTGTTCCACATGGTCCAGCGCGAGGTCGCCCAGGCGATGGACCAGCAGGGCGGCACGCTGGTCCAGCTGACCGTCGGCACGCAGCGCTACCGCGCGCTCAAACAGAAGATCTCCGACCGCGTGATCGCGCGGATGACCGACAGCTTCGCCGACTTCGAGGCCTACGCCGCCCGCAAGCTCGCGGTCGAGGAGCTGCTGCAGGAGAAGATGGACCAGCTGTCCAACGACGAGTTCGAGTCGATCATGCGGCCGGTCTTCAAGGACGACGAGTGGCTGATGATCTCGGTCGGGGCGATCCTCGGCTTCCTGGTCGGCGAGCTCCAGGTGGAGATGATCCACCTCCTCACCGGGTAGCCACCTCCGTGACGGGGTAGGACTGCCTCGTGCCCGAACGCCTCGCCGACCAAGGTGCGGAGAACCTCGCCGGTGGCGGTGAGAGCACCCGCACCGTCATCATCGCCTTCTTCGCCAACCTCGCCATCGCCCTGGCCAAGAGCGTCGTGGCCGCGATCAGCGGCTCCGCCTCGATGCTCGCCGAGGCGGCTCACTCGTGGGCCGACACCGGCAACCAGGTGCTGCTGTTCATCGCCGACCGGCGGGGGCGCAAGGACCCGGACGCCACGCACCCGTTCGGCTACGGCCGCGAGGCCTACGTCTGGTCGATGTTCGCCGCCCTCGGGCTGTTCACCGTCGGTGCCGCGGTCTCGGTGTGGCACGGCATCGACCAGCTGATCGCGGGTGGCGGGGAGGGGGAGTACACCTGGGCCTACGTCGTGCTCGGGGTCTCCTTCCTGTTCGAGGGCGCGTCGTTCCTGCAGGCCTTCCGGCAGACGCGCAGCGAGGCCGACCACCTCGACCGCGAGGTGCTCGACCACGCCCTGCGCACCTCCGACCCGACGCTGCGCGCCGTCTTCGCCGAGGACTCCGCCGCCCTGGTCGGCCTGGTGATCGCGGCCGTCGGTGTCGGGCTGCACCAGCTGACCGGCCAGGCCGCGTGGGACGCGATCGGCTCGATCCTGGTCGGCTTGCTGCTCGCGGTCGTCGCCCTCGTGCTCGTCCGCCGCAACCTGCGCTTCCTCACCGGGGAGGAGAGCGACCAGCGGCTGCGCCAGGCGGCGATCTCCACGGTCAAGTCGATGGACTCCGTCGAGCGCGTGACCTACCTCCGCATGGAGTACGTCGGCCCGCGCAAGGTCCTGCTCGTCGCCGCCGTCGACATCCACGGCGACCAGGCCGAGCCCGACGTGGCCCGCCAGCTGCGGGCCGTCGAGGCCGAGCTGGAGAAGGACCCCAACATCGTCGACGCCGTCCTGACCCTCAGCACCCCCGACGAGCAGTCCCTCTGACCCACCTACGATGAGGGCCATGCCCGACATCACCCGCGACGACGTCGCGCACCTGGCGGGGCTCGCTCGGATCCAGCTGGACGACGCCGAGCTGGACCGCCTGGCGGCCGAGCTGCCCAAGATCCTCGACTCGGTCGCGACCGTGACCCAGGCGCTCGAGGGCGCCGGCGACGTGACGCCCATGAGCCACCCCACGCCGCTGACCAACGTCTTCCGCGAGGACGTGGTCCGCCCGAGCCTGTCGCCCGAGGACGCCCTGGCCGCCGCTCCGGCCAGCGAGGAGCAGCGCTTCCTGGTGCCCAAGATCCTGGGGGAAGAATGAGCCTCACCGACCTCACGGACCTCACCGCCGCCGAGGCCTCCGAGCGCCTCGCCTCCGGCGACCTCAGCTCCCGCGACCTCACGCAGGCCCACCTCGACGCGATCGCCGCGCACGACGAGACGATCCACGCCTTCCTCCACGTCGACCCCGAGGGCGCGCTCGCCGCGGCCGACGAGGTCGACCGGCGCCGCTCCGCCGGTGACGCGCTCGGCCCGCTGGCCGGCGTACCCATCGCGGTCAAGGACCTGCTCTGCACGGTGGGCCAGCCGACCACCTGCGGCTCGCGCATCCTCGAGGGCTGGGTGCCGCCGTACGACGCGACCGTGGTCACCCGCCTGCGCGAGGCCGGCCTGCCGATCCTCGGCAAGACCAACCTCGACGAGTTCGCGATGGGCTCCTCGACCGAGCACTCCGCCTACGGCCCGACCCGCAACCCGTGGGACACCGAGCGCACGCCCGGTGGCTCCGGCGGCGGCTCGGCCGCGGCCGTCGCCGCGCGGCTCGCCCCGCTCGCGGTCGGCACCGACACCGGCGGCTCGATCCGCCAGCCCGGCGCCCTGACCGGCACGGTCGGCGTGAAGCCGACCTACGGCGGGGTGTCGCGCTACGGCATCGTCGCGATGGCCTCCTCGCTCGACCAGGCCGGCCCGGTCACCCGCACCGTCCTCGACGCCGCCCTCCTGCACGAGGTGATCGGCGGCCACGACCCGATGGACTCCACCTCGATCGACGCCCCGGTCCCCGGTGTGGTCGAGGCGGCGCGGCGCGGTCACGCCGACGGCGTCGCGGGCCTGCGCATCGGCGTGGTCCGCGAGCTCGGCGGCGAGGGCTTCCAGACCGGTGTGCAGCAGCGCTTCGACGAGGCCGTCGAGCTGCTCACCAAGGCGGGCGCCGAGGTGGTCGAGGTGTCCTGCCCGAGCTTCACCCAGGCGCTGGCGACCTACTACCTGGTCATGCCGAGCGAGGTCTCGTCCAACCTCGCGCGCTTCGACGCGATGCGCTACGGCCTGCGGGTCAGCCCCGACGGCGTCGCCGACCCCAGCGCCGAGCAGGTGATGGCCGCGACCCGTGACGCCGGCTTCGGCGACGAGGTCAAGCGCCGCATCATCCTGGGCACCTACGCCCTGTCCAGCGGCTACTACGACGCCTACTACGGCTCGGCGCAGAAGGTCCGGGCGCTCGTCGCCCGCGACTTCGACAACGCTTTCGCGCAGGCCGACGTGCTGGTCTCCCCGACCTCGCCGACCACGGCGTTCAAGATGGGGGAGAAGCTCGACGATCCGCTGGCGATGTACCTCCAGGACGTCGCCACCATCCCCGCCAACCTCGCCGGCGTCCCGGGCATCTCGCTGCCCGCGGGCCTGGCCGAGGACGGCCTGCCGGTGGGCGTGCAGTTCCTCGCGCCGCTGCAGGCCGACGACCGGCTCTACCACGCGGCCGCCGCGCTCGAGCGGATGCTGCTCGAGCAGTGGGGAGCGCCCCTGACTCCCGGAGGTGTCGCATGACTGCCACGCTCGTCCCGTTCGAGGAGGCGATCGAGCGCTACGACATCGTCATGGGCCTCGAGGTCCACGTCGAGCTCAACACCGCCACCAAGATGTTCTGCGGCTGCCCCGCGGTCTTCGGCGGCGAGCCCAACACCCACGTCTGCCCGGTCTGCCTCGGCCTGCCCGGCGCGCTGCCGGTGGTCAACGGCAAGGCGGTCGAGTCCGCGATCCGCATCGGGCTCGCGCTCAACTGCGAGATCGCCGAGTGGTGCCGGTTCGCGCGCAAGAACTACTTCTACCCGGACATGCCGAAGAACTTCCAGACCTCGCAGTACGACGAGCCGATCGCCTTCGAGGGCTTCATGGACGTCGAGGTCGAGGGCGAGACCTACCGCATCGAGATCGAGCGGGCCCACATGGAGGAGGACACCGGCAAGTCGACCCACATGGGTGGCGCGACCGGTCGCATCCACGGGGCGGACTACTCCCTGCTCGACTACAACCGTGCGGGCATCCCGCTGATCGAAATTGTCACCAAGACAATCGAGGTCCCGTCGCACCTTGCCCCTGCGGTGGCGCGCGCCTACGTCACCCAGCTGCGTGACCTGGTGCTCGCGCTCGGGGTCTCCGACGCC
This genomic window from Nocardioides marmoribigeumensis contains:
- the gatC gene encoding Asp-tRNA(Asn)/Glu-tRNA(Gln) amidotransferase subunit GatC — protein: MPDITRDDVAHLAGLARIQLDDAELDRLAAELPKILDSVATVTQALEGAGDVTPMSHPTPLTNVFREDVVRPSLSPEDALAAAPASEEQRFLVPKILGEE
- the gatA gene encoding Asp-tRNA(Asn)/Glu-tRNA(Gln) amidotransferase subunit GatA, whose amino-acid sequence is MSLTDLTDLTAAEASERLASGDLSSRDLTQAHLDAIAAHDETIHAFLHVDPEGALAAADEVDRRRSAGDALGPLAGVPIAVKDLLCTVGQPTTCGSRILEGWVPPYDATVVTRLREAGLPILGKTNLDEFAMGSSTEHSAYGPTRNPWDTERTPGGSGGGSAAAVAARLAPLAVGTDTGGSIRQPGALTGTVGVKPTYGGVSRYGIVAMASSLDQAGPVTRTVLDAALLHEVIGGHDPMDSTSIDAPVPGVVEAARRGHADGVAGLRIGVVRELGGEGFQTGVQQRFDEAVELLTKAGAEVVEVSCPSFTQALATYYLVMPSEVSSNLARFDAMRYGLRVSPDGVADPSAEQVMAATRDAGFGDEVKRRIILGTYALSSGYYDAYYGSAQKVRALVARDFDNAFAQADVLVSPTSPTTAFKMGEKLDDPLAMYLQDVATIPANLAGVPGISLPAGLAEDGLPVGVQFLAPLQADDRLYHAAAALERMLLEQWGAPLTPGGVA
- a CDS encoding DUF445 domain-containing protein, with amino-acid sequence MSADVVLPYLQSWSQITHDVGRYWYVYASMPLIAALIGYVTKLVALEMLYRPLEFVGVGPFGWQGVVPRRAGKVAAITIELLTENLLKPEELLDRFDPHEVAEELRGPLNEAVEEIAREVMEDYRPGLWDSLPAAARNALVNRVHAQAPQIIDNLMTQMRAQLDSVVDLQFLTVTTLVRNKAQLNELMRRTGGSAMAFVRRSGVYFGFLIGLVQMIAWATIHNIWIMPVFGFITGFVSDWLALNMLFRPKQRRSFLGISFQGVLQVKREEITRDYAEIMATDLFAPSVLFEAVLNGPGADRLFHMVQREVAQAMDQQGGTLVQLTVGTQRYRALKQKISDRVIARMTDSFADFEAYAARKLAVEELLQEKMDQLSNDEFESIMRPVFKDDEWLMISVGAILGFLVGELQVEMIHLLTG
- a CDS encoding TetR/AcrR family transcriptional regulator, yielding MGAGEGRAYRGVSAGDRTAARRAALLEAALDLLGGDPPAAATMTAVCERAGLTERYFYESFRSRDELLVALLDQVAGEVLSATVAVLDEEGGADVLVRRGLEALVAVLGGDPRKGRFALVTSLEVPVLRERRAVLLTDFEHLLAERTRRLYGDRAWVAPDDRIEALLFVGGLAELLAAWLAGTVPATREQVVAAAARHYEATAHR
- a CDS encoding cation diffusion facilitator family transporter, producing MPERLADQGAENLAGGGESTRTVIIAFFANLAIALAKSVVAAISGSASMLAEAAHSWADTGNQVLLFIADRRGRKDPDATHPFGYGREAYVWSMFAALGLFTVGAAVSVWHGIDQLIAGGGEGEYTWAYVVLGVSFLFEGASFLQAFRQTRSEADHLDREVLDHALRTSDPTLRAVFAEDSAALVGLVIAAVGVGLHQLTGQAAWDAIGSILVGLLLAVVALVLVRRNLRFLTGEESDQRLRQAAISTVKSMDSVERVTYLRMEYVGPRKVLLVAAVDIHGDQAEPDVARQLRAVEAELEKDPNIVDAVLTLSTPDEQSL
- a CDS encoding Abi-alpha family protein; the protein is MARPVRPTALVRLPATALRTGARVGLGVAGWWERQTMSLLGSRIDHARERRELAAGPSGPSYPPTRKDADELGPRMRALLDRALANTPADSSLDLYHRILDQIGPDEARIIGALSDGHASALLHVRPLSPAGILGDPTLENASLIGKLANVSLPQLTPQYVTHLLALGLVQIGPERSSLKDDYQILMADPGVLKASKRASRGPIAPRYEKHTLRLSPLGRSLWEACFPDPGSGTADA